A single window of Rhizobium sp. CCGE531 DNA harbors:
- a CDS encoding efflux RND transporter periplasmic adaptor subunit — protein MKTILVIAWLGASAVALSSCEKQAESETKPKNVEAVVAKVTPVVENNAITGEVSARVESDLSFRVSGRIVERLVDVGTSVKAGQVLARMDAEEQKADLDVATANLQSALAQQTQAQLAFDRQQNLFKTQVTTRAALDQAQETLLTAQGSVKSAQAQLDTAQDALSYTELRADADGVITARNAEVGQVAQAAQLVFTLAHDGPRDAVFNVFESLYLGRNLENQVAVSPLSAPSHRMEASVREISPTIDASTGTIRVKVGLEAAPDMQLGAPVVGLFRSTARDAIELPWSAMASKSGKPAVWIIDPASSNVSLRQIDVSGYETGRFAVRTGVSPGEIVVVDGTKFLRSGQAVTYDKGAAK, from the coding sequence ATGAAAACTATCCTTGTCATCGCATGGCTGGGTGCGAGCGCGGTCGCGCTGTCCTCATGCGAAAAGCAGGCCGAGAGTGAGACAAAGCCAAAGAACGTCGAGGCTGTCGTGGCCAAGGTCACGCCGGTCGTCGAAAACAACGCCATCACCGGCGAGGTGAGTGCCCGCGTCGAAAGCGACCTGTCTTTCAGGGTCAGCGGACGCATTGTCGAGCGTCTGGTCGACGTCGGGACATCGGTGAAGGCCGGGCAGGTGCTTGCGCGCATGGACGCCGAAGAACAGAAGGCCGATCTCGATGTTGCCACCGCGAACTTGCAGTCAGCGCTCGCGCAGCAAACGCAGGCCCAATTGGCGTTCGACCGCCAGCAGAATCTCTTCAAGACGCAGGTGACGACACGCGCCGCGCTCGATCAGGCCCAGGAAACGCTATTGACTGCCCAGGGAAGCGTGAAGTCGGCGCAAGCTCAACTCGACACGGCACAAGACGCGCTCTCCTATACGGAGCTGCGCGCCGATGCCGATGGCGTCATCACCGCCAGAAACGCAGAAGTGGGGCAGGTCGCGCAAGCCGCACAGCTGGTCTTCACACTTGCGCATGACGGCCCCCGGGACGCTGTCTTCAACGTCTTCGAATCCCTCTATCTCGGGCGAAATCTTGAAAACCAGGTCGCTGTCAGTCCCCTTTCGGCACCATCTCACAGGATGGAGGCTTCCGTGCGCGAAATCTCGCCCACGATCGATGCGTCGACCGGAACGATCAGGGTCAAGGTCGGTCTCGAAGCGGCACCAGACATGCAGCTTGGCGCTCCGGTGGTCGGCTTGTTTCGGTCCACCGCGCGGGACGCAATCGAATTGCCATGGTCGGCAATGGCCTCAAAGAGCGGCAAGCCGGCCGTTTGGATCATCGATCCCGCTTCATCGAACGTGTCGCTGCGCCAGATCGATGTCTCCGGCTATGAGACCGGCCGCTTCGCTGTGCGGACGGGCGTATCTCCGGGCGAAATCGTCGTCGTCGACGGCACGAAATTCTTGCGATCAGGCCAGGCCGTCACATACGACAAGGGAGCTGCAAAATGA